The window GACGGCTTTCCGTGGAAAGCGAGAAACGGGCAAGCGCAGGCGTATACAGCAGCGGAGACTCCAGACTGAAGTCTGCATAAAAGAGGAGTCTTTTGAGCTGAGCTACTTTCTCCTTTTTATGATGAAGACGCAGTGTCCTCGCTGTATTGGCAATAAGTTGTTGCTTTAAGAGAGGGTAATTGGTAGCGTAGATTTAGATGCCTGATGAGTACTAATTAGTACGGTGTCCTTAGAGACTTGAGCCATCCCGGCGCACTTAGGGTCGGGTTACAGTCATCAATCAATCACAATTCGGGAAGTCTCCGAGCACACAGCGTCAACACATGCGGGAAGGAGTCGCAAAGGCATGGCTGTTTTAAGCCAGCAACAGATTAGAACAGGAAAGTCTACAGAGATATCGGGCGTAAGTTTTGTATGTGTGGCGCGCACCTGCGTTGAGTAGTCGAGTACGCTGTAAAGTtaggcagctgcagccactgGGGCCAGCAGCTCCCCAGTGGGAATTCATTGGACTAGTTTGTGGTTACACTGGTCTAGATCTTTTTGGGTATTACCAATGAGGTTGATTAGTGAAATAAACGAGATCGTGGTCACCGGTGCGGCAACGAGAACCGGTCTTGACTTAAAATAATGGTAGAGACTGAAGCTATATTCCTTCTTTGAGATTAGGTAATGACTGTCCTGGCTCCCACTAGATCCCGACCTTACGGCCAACACTAATCAGCTTGTGGCGATCGACCTTGGACCCCTGAGGATGCCCTCCGCTGTCAATCCTACCACCaattcttcctcatccttggGCTCCCCGCCATCTACGAAGACTTTGTGTTTGCCGGTGGTGGTCTTAGCCCAATGCGTGCCCGGGTCGGGCTGGCCATTGGGATCGGCGGGTCTGTTTCCCGCGCTGCGTCCACCCTGTAGCTCGATTAAGGCTTCCGTAAGTTGCGTCTGACTCGGGTAGCAGGAGAGTGCCTCCGCCGGGCATCTTAAATTTAACCATACGCTGTGACTGATCTCCGTGAAGAACCTTAAGGCTAATGAAGTTTGCTGAAATTTGGCTTCCCAAGGAGCCTTGGGTCTAAAAAAACCAAGGTCCTTGCCCTCCGTCTAACAGCGACAAGACGGCGATTCCGGTGCAACGGACCGTGCGGTGTCTTCCAGAGCTGGCATAAGAGCCGGCATGACCCACCCGGCGATCGCTTGCGGCGGGCCCGTCCTTGACCAAGACCTCCCCCATCTGGCGCCAAGCTCCTCCACAGCCCAGCGGACGCCGTGGTCGAGCATGTGCATCTCCGCTCTCTAAGTGGAGCAGCCTGCGCCGAGCCATGGCCCAGGCCCTCCTCTCATCCAAGCTCCCGTTTCGACAATTGGCTCGAGGGTCACCTCCCACAAGGTTGTGACCGCTCTACGTCACCAGCAGGCGGCAACACAGGAGCAAGAGAGGTCGTTTATCACTCTGATGAGactgacgaggatgaggaaccGCCTTACAAACGCCGCAAGGTTAGGCGCTCTATCATGCGCTCGACGCGGTCTGCCCCCAGCACGTGTTCAAGCCACGTCAGCGTTGCTATCTCAGTTGATAGCTGATACCAAGTTGGACCCGACCGACAGACTTGTATCAATGGCGGCCTCCCGCAGCCGATCTCCATCCCAAGCGTTGCTTGACAACGGGGACGCTGAAGCAGACTCGGCAATATTTGAGGTGTGGAACGGCGCGGTGAAGCTCACGACTATAAATGGGAGGACAAGTTTCGAAGGACAGTTTGAAGGCGCAGCTTTCCGCCGAACCCGATGTTCGCTTTGTTGCAACCTCATTCTCGCCTCCCAAGCTTCCCCTTCCGGCTTGATTCGCCCGTAGCTCTTCGCCTATCTCTTCGCCTGTCTTGCGGTTACAGACTCCCTTCATGCCTCCTTGCTCCATGACAAGTATCGCCGTGTTCTCGCCGAGGCCCAGACACTCTTCGTTCTTCACGACGTAAGCGTAGCCGGTCTCAGTGATCTCTCCTTGCCCTCTGATAAGAATGGTGCCGTGACACAAGAACACTAAGCAGTCTCGTAGATGAGGCAACTTGACTACCATGTTCTGTACATTGGGAGGTACGTCGTCAGGGCGGCTGGAGGTGAAGTGTATTTCGTCGGCCGGCTCCGTTCTTTGGAACCATGTGCTCAAGCTGTCAGGGTGACGTTCCGTGTTGCCTGTGAGAAGACTGATCTTTTACGAACCTCCTCTTTCATAATTACCCGCAGTAATCGACCATCCTCTAGGGCCAGGGATGTCCAAAATCCGCTGCTCCTAGGGCTTGAAATCTTCCCTGCCACTGGCATGTTGGATTGCGATTAGTAGCTGCGATGCCTGGTGGCGCTCATTTGACGAGCTTCACAGCTGCAATTCAGATTTTGCTAGGCGCTATGATCGATGTCCGGTGCGGGGTATGTTGGGCGCAGCTTTGTCGTGTCATAGAACGAACTACTTTAAGTGTGGTTGGCACCTCACCGATTCGACTTCTACCATAATGGCCAGGTTTCAGGTCGGCCATGCGGTGCTGTACCTGCAGGTTGTGGTATGGCGGAAAAGTGTTAGAGGCAAGGAGTAAGTGAAACTTGGGTTTTTCGGGCTCGTTCAGGAGAATTCTTGGCGAAGCTGGTGGCGGGATTCTTTCAAGCTGAGATTCCACAAATAATCACGATAGAACAGCCACTCTTCAGCCATGATCACTTGCCGAGCCCAGTTCCAAAGGAAACATTGGACCTTGTGGCTGACAAGAAATACAACGAGCTGTATCCGGGCCGGATGTTCAGAGCATGTAATCTAAATTATTCACTGAGGGATGTTGTGCGCTATCGACGGGGGTCTTTTTTTGCCAGATCGACAAAGCTACCGATAAATTTCCAGGCTCAGCACTAGTCTGGCGACTTATCCACCACTGGTTGCTGCTGTGAATTGTGCCAATGGCGCTACATAGGCAGAATCTTAAGAGGTAGGTGTGTAGTGGCCATGGCAACGTGAGGAACAACCCCACTGAAAATCACACCCAAGGATGTTCCTCACGTATTGAGAGGGATTGCACATGCCAAAAAGAGAACGAAGCACATGATGATGCGAATTTTCGGGTATCAAATTCACCGGCCAACTGCGCTATAATGCCTTTTTGTCCCTGTTTAACCTCAGCGCCTACCCATGTTGAAACTGACAGTAGATAGCGCCATTACGATCGATGCAGTCAATATTCCACCTCTGGCCTCCCAGGACGGCCTCAACATTCATCAACAGCTGTGTTCCCTTTCGAAGGTAGAGTTGCTCCAGTGTCGGGGTCTTGGGTCCAACCGGCAAGTCCTCCTCAATAGATCCGTCATCAGTCGAATCCACGTCGGTCATTTCTACATCCgaatcctcgtcgtcttctaaCATGCTCGGATCTTCCGTGCTTGTCTATCTCCCAGGAAGACTACCGCTCCACTCGCATAGTCAGGATGTACTGTCCGGAGTAGTGTTTAGGATTTCTAATGGCTTAGATTGCGGCCCGGGAAAACCGGCACAGCGGCCTGAAGATGTGCGGGTCGCATGTATGTCCAACAGGATAGGATCTCTAGGGCCAAACCTCGAAATCCACTTAGCTTCACCACATATACTACGCAGTCTGTGTGCCTCCCAACGTGTCCTGTCTGCTGTAGTTTGATGAGAACCTTGAAGGGCACATGGATGGATACCTCAATGATTCCCAGAGAGATTATTACGTTGTCGGGTACCTTGATGGGTGATGGACGGAAATTCGAACATCAGTCTTCAAGTGAGAAGGCACTTTGTGCTCAGGCCATTGACTACTGTTAGAGATCTAGCCAGCcataaagtatataagtCAGACCACGCCCTCCTTAGCCAAACTTCGTCAGTTCCATGCCAAGCCCTTCAGAAAACTTACTTTCCTGCTATCACTCAGTTTCATTATTTACAAAGTCTTGTCGAAGCCTTTAACGAAATGCAACTACACTTGAACGTCGTAGTTCTTTGCTGGCTGGCTAGCAtcgctgctgccatgcctGCACTGGACAGCAACGCCATCCTTGACAAACGCTGCCATTACGGTTGTACTTGCCTGTCAGGTGAAGTGAGAAACCCAAACGTCGACTCCTTGTATTTGCAACGGGAAACATCTTGGCGGCTAACGAGATTCCATGGTTTGTAACAGTGTGAAGAGAAGTGCTGTTAAGCAAGGAGagtggggggggggggggggggggggggatggCTGTTCGTATGTCAGATAGCTTTTAGGCACCTTAGTTGCAAATTGCGATGCTTGGATCGCTTTGAATGTGATAGCAATATAGATGAGCGCAAAGATCGATGGAACCTTCACATTAGTCCGTTAGCCTTAGATTGCCCAATACTCCAATACATTACCTGATCTTGCCTTCTTTACAGCTGGAATACACTTTGTGTATGCGCATGACCTCAACCTGTAAAACCTCAAAAGGAAACCGAGTGGTGTAATTGTATGCAGTGGCCTCATGGCAGTTTGGCTTGACTTATTGTAAGTTCTCAAATCCCTCCCTTTTCCAAAGGTGGCCAGGATACATTTTTCTATCTTCTATCTGACTATGAAATCCACTCAAAAACATAGTCACGCTCCTCCGTGATCATCGTTGCATCCAAGTCCCTATATAGCGCCTTGATCAAAACTTCTCATAGCCAGATTCGAATTATAAACACTCGGAGCGACGACTGTTGGGCAAAGATTTGTTCATGATATAACTCGACTAAGCCCACTTGCCAACCAGAGCCATGATTCCAGCACCAAGGAAGAGACAAACAATCATAAAACCGAGACGGACCTTGTCCTGAGTTCTATCAGGATTGAAGAGAAAGTCGCGAGCAATCATCTCCACAAATCCCGTGTATATGAGAATGCCAGCCGAGATAGAATCGAAAAGGCCGTTGACAAGGTTCGCTGTGAAGGACGAGTTATCGTATGTAGTCCGAACACCAAGGCCAATGGCAATTGCGATAGGTGTCGTCAGCCCATAGGCGGCACATAACAGCCAAGGCATGCTGCGGAGTCGATCTGGGAAGGGAATGGCACTCAGCCTCGCTCCTATACCAAGACCCTCAAAGGACTGGTGGAATACTAGAACGGGGAACAAGGTATCAAAGTCAGAGGTATCGGCCACTCCCAAGTTCAACCCAATAAAGACACTATGGAACAAGACCCCAAACTCGAGGATGAGAAAAGCGGCGATTTGAGTCTTGAAGGCGAGTTCAGTTTCTTTGGAATCACCGTCTAGATGTCGGAGCTCCTCGATGTCTGCATAGCTGGCACGACGCTTTCCGTCTGCATCGCCGTTCTCGCCTAAACGTTTGTCTGAGTTTGGACGAGCGTCCGGATGATGGTCCATCTCTCCCGAATGCAAGTATTGATGCCCGCCTGTAGCAGAGGACGTGATGGTATCTTCAATTCCGGCCTCATTGTGCGGAAGTCCGTAACGCGTCTGGACATAGTATTCGGCGAGAAAGTCGAGGAGAAACGTGATCATGGCTGCGGACAAAGCGATTGCGGGTGGCCACGAGTAAGTTGACCAGCCGCCAGTCATGCCGACGCAGGAAGCAGGGCCTATCTCCGCATAGGCGGGATCGAGCAAATGCACAAAGGCAGTGGCAATGATAACACCGGAGCCAAAGTATCTTGCAAAGAGATAGACGTAGAGCGGGATCTTGAGACGTGGGATGCGGGTTGCCACGACGGGGAAGAAGGTCACGGCAGTCGAGACGACACCGATGACAAATATTGAACCTATACGGATGCCCAAAGGTCCATCGTACTGGTTTCCGGCCGTGGTCAGGAAGCAGGTGATGAGTCCCTGTTGAGTGATGGACCCGAATTCCGTGAGGTTCACCCTCTCGGGGTCAAAGTCGGAAGGCCCCGACATTTCTGTAATATCAACGAAGACTCGCGAGAGATAACAAGAGATCTTTGTATGGAACAGGGTACGATATTTGCAATCATAAGTCACACGCAGGATTGCATCGCGGGCTACGGGGGTTTAATACCTTTTCAAGTTTCGGGGGGGAGTAGACCACCGCGGCATATGAGCATCCTGACTATCGATTCTGAACCGCCCTAGGCTCAAAGTACGAACATGAACAGTGCCGTCTTTGCCGTTAAAGGAATTATTCTTTGGGAGGAAATGTGACATGATTGGACGAGTGGAGGCCGACTGTTGCAAAGGACCTGATATGGTGAGAACCCTGATGGTCAAACTAAGCACCTCAACTCCTCCAAAATTTGGGGGTCTTAAGCCGAAGCAAGTTAATTTTTTGTACGGATGAGACGCCCACATGATGGAAAACTCTGTGGCTCCGATATTACCAGGTTGCGTTTCCTGCAAGGGCCATGCCGGGGTGGGTTGGCTTGTAGGTTTCGGGACGTCCGTGTTTTATACGAACTGCTCTGGCGGGAGTGGCTTGACTCGCTGCCTTGAACTTTCCTTCTCCCTTAGTTGAACGTAGAGGAACCAGCTAAACAAGAATCCTGTCGCGTCACCTTATAACTGGAGTACGGGAGGAGAGCCGAGTCGGAGGACTTGGTTAGTTTGCAGCGTTCTGAATCCGGGTTCGTCTGTGCGAAAGCAATGGCCTATATCCGCACCGCAACGGTCGTTCCCAGTCCCATAGACTGTTTGATGAAGGCGACATCGTTTTGGATGTTCTTGGTGTATCTGGCGGTATCTTGAACCTGCTGGAGGACCTCGCGCAAGGCAGGCTATCGCAGGACCTTACCCATAAGACTAAGCGTTGATTCTAGGTATGTTTGTACTACATTCCATGGCACCTGATTATGCCGCCCTCGATCCACTGCCTACAGTTGGTTGTATGCTTCCTTAAGGTATATAACGTGCTCGTTGATGTGTTCGTTCCGAACGCGTTTTTGCCAATAATCGCCTATAAGGACATAGGTTTACTACAGCGATCGAAGAAAATTACGAGTTTTCAAAAATGTGTTCTGAGCTTTgtgtggtttttttttttttcaattgcTGTGCCTGAATTGGACTGGTGTCCCTGTACCAGCC is drawn from Trichoderma asperellum chromosome 4, complete sequence and contains these coding sequences:
- a CDS encoding uncharacterized protein (TransMembrane:8 (o41-63i75-98o125-145i230-249o261-283i295-315o335-355i367-385o)), which gives rise to MSGPSDFDPERVNLTEFGSITQQGLITCFLTTAGNQYDGPLGIRIGSIFVIGVVSTAVTFFPVVATRIPRLKIPLYVYLFARYFGSGVIIATAFVHLLDPAYAEIGPASCVGMTGGWSTYSWPPAIALSAAMITFLLDFLAEYYVQTRYGLPHNEAGIEDTITSSATGGHQYLHSGEMDHHPDARPNSDKRLGENGDADGKRRASYADIEELRHLDGDSKETELAFKTQIAAFLILEFGVLFHSVFIGLNLGVADTSDFDTLFPVLVFHQSFEGLGIGARLSAIPFPDRLRSMPWLLCAAYGLTTPIAIAIGLGVRTTYDNSSFTANLVNGLFDSISAGILIYTGFVEMIARDFLFNPDRTQDKVRLGFMIVCLFLGAGIMALVGKWA